Proteins from a genomic interval of Desulfitibacter alkalitolerans DSM 16504:
- the nuoH gene encoding NADH-quinone oxidoreductase subunit NuoH, whose product MENIFVNLATIIRDFLAGLGLSPTAVDIVMVSIQAIAILVFLLLNVLYLVYLERKISAYIQQRLGPNRVGPRGFFQTTLDVIKLLGKEDIVPDCADKWLFRLAPIAIFIPTMMVFAVVPFGENMIAVDLNIGIFYFIAIASTTVMAFIMAGWGSNNKYSLLGGMRTVAQMISYEIPLVFSLLGVVMITGSLKMSEIVAAQQNAWFIVMQPLAFIIFFIAATAELNRAPFDLPEGEQEIVAGPYTEYSGMRFALFFLAEYANMVAMSVIIVTVFLGGWHGPFLPSWLWVFIKMYLVITLFMWLRWTFPRIRVDHLMSFNWKVLLPLAIINIVITGVVIKVIQWF is encoded by the coding sequence ATGGAAAATATTTTTGTAAATTTAGCAACAATAATTAGGGATTTTTTAGCTGGTCTGGGCTTGAGTCCAACAGCAGTTGATATAGTCATGGTCAGCATACAGGCCATAGCTATCTTGGTCTTTTTATTGTTAAATGTTTTATATCTGGTTTATCTGGAAAGAAAAATTAGTGCTTATATTCAGCAGAGACTTGGCCCAAATAGGGTGGGTCCAAGAGGATTTTTTCAAACAACCTTGGATGTTATCAAGCTTTTGGGAAAAGAAGACATAGTTCCAGACTGTGCTGATAAATGGCTCTTTCGTCTGGCACCAATAGCTATTTTTATACCAACCATGATGGTATTTGCTGTAGTGCCCTTTGGAGAAAACATGATAGCTGTAGATTTAAATATAGGGATTTTCTATTTTATAGCTATTGCTTCCACAACTGTCATGGCATTTATCATGGCAGGCTGGGGTTCCAATAATAAATATTCATTGCTTGGTGGAATGCGTACAGTTGCTCAAATGATAAGTTATGAGATACCCCTTGTATTCTCATTGCTAGGTGTTGTAATGATTACTGGATCATTGAAAATGTCAGAAATTGTAGCAGCACAACAGAATGCATGGTTCATAGTGATGCAGCCCCTGGCCTTTATAATATTTTTTATTGCTGCAACAGCAGAGCTTAACAGGGCACCCTTTGATTTGCCCGAGGGGGAGCAGGAGATTGTAGCAGGCCCATATACAGAATATAGTGGTATGCGTTTTGCTCTGTTTTTCCTGGCTGAATATGCTAATATGGTAGCCATGTCGGTAATAATTGTGACAGTATTTTTAGGTGGTTGGCATGGACCATTTTTGCCTTCGTGGTTATGGGTATTTATAAAAATGTATTTAGTAATAACTCTATTCATGTGGTTAAGATGGACCTTCCCCAGAATCAGGGTAGACCATTTAATGAGCTTTAACTGGAAGGTACTCTTACCATTGGCAATTATTAATATTGTAATTACTGGAGTAGTAATCAAAGTTATCCAATGGTTTTAG
- a CDS encoding NADH-quinone oxidoreductase subunit J family protein, translated as MLEVSPLVFWIVSAVVVGSALAVVLSKNIVHSALFLVVSFVAVAGVYAILGVDYIAAVQILVYAGAIAIILVFGIMLTKRGDMKDSNLFSQYKYIGFFVSAAFLAVTVYMISLSDLPAVAGEMGSTVRLVAIDMFGDFVIPFEGAAILLLVAMVGAVMLARGGDKKQ; from the coding sequence ATGTTGGAAGTATCACCGTTGGTTTTTTGGATTGTGTCTGCAGTTGTTGTTGGTTCAGCTTTGGCAGTTGTTCTTTCTAAAAACATTGTGCACAGTGCATTGTTTTTGGTAGTCAGCTTTGTTGCTGTAGCAGGTGTATATGCCATTTTAGGTGTTGATTATATTGCTGCTGTCCAAATCTTAGTCTATGCTGGAGCCATAGCTATTATTCTGGTTTTTGGCATCATGCTTACTAAAAGAGGCGACATGAAGGACAGCAACTTGTTTAGCCAGTATAAATATATAGGGTTTTTTGTGAGTGCTGCTTTTTTAGCAGTAACAGTCTACATGATTTCTTTAAGTGATCTGCCTGCAGTTGCCGGGGAGATGGGCAGTACTGTCAGATTGGTAGCAATAGACATGTTCGGAGATTTTGTTATTCCCTTTGAAGGGGCTGCAATCCTGTTACTGGTTGCAATGGTCGGAGCCGTTATGTTGGCGAGGGGGGGGGACAAAAAACAATGA
- the nuoK gene encoding NADH-quinone oxidoreductase subunit NuoK, whose product MTAIGMEHYLILAALLFTIGFYGAVAKRNAIAVLMGVELMLNAVNINLVVFNRFLNPDAAMGFVFAIFVIVVAAAEVAVGLAIIIKIYRERLVTNVDNIDWLKW is encoded by the coding sequence ATGACAGCTATAGGTATGGAGCATTATTTGATTCTTGCTGCACTGTTATTTACCATAGGCTTTTATGGTGCAGTGGCAAAAAGAAATGCCATTGCTGTTTTAATGGGTGTTGAACTAATGTTAAATGCAGTTAATATAAATCTGGTTGTTTTTAATAGGTTTTTAAACCCTGATGCAGCCATGGGTTTTGTCTTTGCAATCTTTGTCATTGTTGTTGCTGCCGCAGAAGTAGCAGTTGGTCTGGCAATTATCATTAAGATATACCGCGAAAGACTTGTTACTAATGTGGATAATATTGATTGGTTAAAATGGTAG
- a CDS encoding NADH-quinone oxidoreductase subunit A: protein MSHEFHSLLVFLILGGGFAVVVLATSWLVRPNNPSPEKLCTYECGVDTQGPTWVQFKVSYFLYALVFLVFDVETVFLYPFAVMYKEFGAPALIAMGIFLVVLVIGLWYEWKEGALEWK from the coding sequence ATGAGTCACGAATTTCATTCACTTTTAGTATTCCTGATATTAGGTGGAGGCTTTGCAGTAGTAGTACTTGCAACTTCATGGCTGGTTAGGCCTAATAATCCTTCACCTGAAAAGCTATGTACCTACGAATGCGGTGTGGATACTCAAGGACCTACCTGGGTACAGTTTAAGGTTAGTTATTTTTTATACGCACTAGTATTTTTGGTATTTGATGTAGAAACTGTTTTTCTATATCCCTTTGCTGTAATGTATAAAGAATTTGGGGCTCCAGCCTTAATAGCAATGGGTATTTTTCTAGTTGTTTTAGTAATCGGGCTGTGGTACGAGTGGAAGGAAGGAGCATTGGAATGGAAATAA
- the rpsP gene encoding 30S ribosomal protein S16 has protein sequence MATRIRLRRMGSKKAPFYRLVVADSRSPRDGRFIEEVGYYNPIKEDLNINEERAVKWLKDGAQPSETVRALFRKAGVIQKINEK, from the coding sequence ATGGCAACTAGAATAAGGCTAAGAAGAATGGGCAGTAAAAAAGCACCTTTTTACAGATTGGTAGTAGCTGATTCACGTTCTCCGAGGGATGGTAGATTTATTGAAGAGGTTGGATACTATAATCCAATAAAGGAAGACTTAAATATTAATGAAGAAAGAGCTGTTAAGTGGCTTAAAGATGGCGCACAGCCTTCTGAAACAGTAAGAGCCCTTTTTAGAAAAGCTGGTGTTATTCAAAAAATTAATGAAAAATAG
- the ylqF gene encoding ribosome biogenesis GTPase YlqF codes for MVVQWYPGHMAKAKKTLKENIKMIDVVVELLDARIPASSQNPILKELTVNKHRIVVLNKEDLANPHITKAWINAFHNNGIKAIAVDSISKRGINETLRSIAQTPIRDSAARRLNIKRPVRAMVVGIPNVGKSMFINSLVGRSTAKTGNKPGVTKGNQWIKIKENVQLLDTPGILWPKFDNEETGLHLAYVNSIGPKAFDIEDIVYSLTKFLAVNYPNSLKERYNLCELLDDTNTIIKLVGKSRGFLLKGGDVDLRKTSETILKDFRDGKLGRISLETPEEREVLNGGN; via the coding sequence GTGGTAGTACAATGGTATCCAGGCCATATGGCAAAAGCCAAAAAGACTTTGAAAGAGAATATCAAGATGATAGATGTTGTAGTTGAATTGCTAGATGCCAGGATACCTGCTTCTAGTCAAAATCCTATTCTCAAGGAATTAACTGTCAATAAACATAGGATAGTTGTTTTAAACAAAGAAGATTTGGCCAATCCTCATATAACAAAAGCCTGGATAAATGCATTTCACAATAATGGTATCAAAGCCATAGCTGTAGATTCTATTAGCAAAAGAGGCATTAATGAAACTCTTCGCAGCATTGCCCAAACTCCCATTAGAGATAGTGCTGCTAGAAGACTTAATATTAAAAGACCTGTTCGGGCAATGGTGGTTGGAATACCTAATGTGGGCAAATCCATGTTTATCAACAGTCTTGTGGGGAGAAGTACAGCTAAAACAGGCAATAAACCAGGTGTTACTAAGGGTAATCAATGGATAAAGATAAAAGAAAACGTCCAATTACTGGATACTCCGGGTATTCTTTGGCCAAAGTTTGATAATGAAGAAACCGGCTTGCATTTAGCCTATGTAAACTCTATTGGTCCCAAAGCCTTTGACATTGAAGATATAGTTTATTCTTTAACAAAGTTTCTTGCTGTCAATTATCCAAATTCCTTAAAAGAAAGATACAACCTTTGTGAGTTGCTTGATGATACTAACACTATTATTAAGCTGGTAGGCAAATCCAGAGGTTTTTTGCTTAAAGGTGGTGATGTGGATCTCCGAAAAACTAGTGAAACTATTTTAAAAGACTTTAGAGATGGAAAATTAGGACGAATTAGTTTAGAAACGCCTGAGGAGAGGGAAGTTTTGAATGGTGGTAATTAA
- the rplS gene encoding 50S ribosomal protein L19, producing MDVLKVVESEQLKKDLPGFNAGDTVRVHVKVVEGTRERIQVFEGIVLKRQGTGLRETFTVRRVSYGVAVERTFPLHSPKIEKIEVIRRGKVRRAKLYYLRDRIGKSAKIKEKR from the coding sequence ATGGACGTATTAAAGGTAGTAGAATCCGAGCAGTTAAAAAAGGATCTGCCAGGTTTTAATGCTGGGGATACTGTAAGAGTTCATGTTAAGGTTGTTGAGGGAACCAGAGAAAGGATTCAGGTCTTCGAAGGAATTGTTTTAAAGAGACAGGGAACAGGCCTGCGTGAAACCTTTACAGTAAGAAGGGTCTCTTATGGAGTAGCCGTAGAAAGAACATTTCCATTGCATTCACCCAAGATAGAAAAAATTGAGGTCATTAGAAGAGGTAAGGTTCGCAGGGCTAAATTGTACTATTTAAGAGATAGAATTGGAAAGAGTGCTAAAATTAAAGAAAAAAGGTAA
- a CDS encoding YlqD family protein: MEEIKIIQPVTVKTIVTESLKDSLLSELDALLKQIETELQYLSFKIKRTALELEKKHSEELSIIKNEFENEKNKNYEKIRKIKENMEAIKNLSLGEEIVKGSVERIVNIKIGDNWSKLENCEILLKDNEVIEIRKVGC; the protein is encoded by the coding sequence GTGGAAGAGATTAAAATTATTCAACCAGTTACAGTTAAAACAATTGTTACCGAAAGTTTAAAAGATAGCCTTTTAAGTGAGTTAGATGCCCTTTTAAAACAAATAGAGACTGAACTCCAATATTTAAGTTTCAAGATAAAGCGAACAGCATTAGAATTAGAGAAAAAACATAGCGAAGAACTATCCATAATTAAAAATGAGTTTGAAAATGAAAAAAACAAAAACTATGAAAAGATAAGAAAAATCAAAGAGAATATGGAAGCAATTAAGAACCTTTCTTTAGGTGAAGAAATTGTCAAGGGTTCTGTTGAGAGGATAGTAAATATTAAAATCGGGGATAATTGGAGTAAATTAGAGAATTGTGAAATCCTTTTAAAGGACAATGAAGTAATAGAAATTAGGAAGGTCGGATGCTAG
- a CDS encoding NuoI/complex I 23 kDa subunit family protein: protein MYGKGLLKGLSITMKNLFGKAITQQYPEVKPNLPPRSHGFFNFSMDKCIACGLCAKACPNEVIELNSEKGEDKKKILTEFKMELGYCLFCGLCIEVCPTDALNSSTDFELSCFTRDATVYDFLNKSGEGHSKV, encoded by the coding sequence ATGTACGGTAAGGGTTTACTAAAAGGTCTTTCTATTACAATGAAGAATCTTTTTGGTAAGGCAATCACTCAGCAATATCCAGAGGTAAAGCCTAATTTGCCTCCTAGATCCCATGGATTTTTCAATTTTTCCATGGACAAATGTATTGCCTGTGGGCTTTGTGCAAAAGCCTGTCCTAATGAGGTAATTGAGCTCAATAGTGAAAAGGGAGAAGATAAGAAAAAAATTCTTACAGAATTTAAGATGGAACTAGGTTATTGCCTCTTTTGCGGTTTATGTATAGAGGTTTGTCCCACAGATGCTTTGAACTCCTCCACAGATTTCGAGTTGTCATGCTTTACCAGGGATGCAACAGTATATGACTTCTTAAATAAAAGTGGAGAAGGTCATTCTAAGGTGTAA
- the trmD gene encoding tRNA (guanosine(37)-N1)-methyltransferase TrmD, whose amino-acid sequence MKIDVITIFPQMIDLPLSMSIIGKAREKGILDLCVHNLRDYSGNKHYSVDDTPYGGGPGMVMKVEPFFNAINSLQLDKEASRIILMSPQGATLTQDKVKQLSKLKRMVILCGHYEGIDERVNELLVDEEISIGDYVLTGGELGAMVLIDAVTRLLPNVLGHDESILEESFSEGLLEYPHYTKPREFQGLKVPEVLLSGNHAIIDRWRREQAIIRTFHKRPDLLKNAKLSQVDQALIEKLRMGEI is encoded by the coding sequence ATGAAAATCGATGTAATAACCATATTCCCACAGATGATTGATTTACCATTAAGTATGAGTATTATTGGAAAAGCTCGTGAGAAAGGAATTCTTGACTTATGCGTCCATAATCTTAGAGATTATTCCGGGAATAAGCATTACTCTGTTGATGACACCCCCTATGGAGGTGGGCCAGGAATGGTTATGAAGGTAGAACCCTTTTTTAATGCCATTAATAGTCTCCAATTGGACAAAGAGGCCAGCAGGATTATCCTCATGTCCCCACAGGGTGCAACCCTGACTCAGGATAAGGTTAAACAATTATCTAAACTCAAACGAATGGTAATACTATGTGGGCATTATGAAGGAATTGATGAAAGGGTCAATGAGCTTCTTGTAGATGAAGAAATATCCATTGGGGACTATGTATTGACAGGTGGAGAACTTGGTGCAATGGTTTTAATAGATGCTGTAACACGCCTATTACCCAATGTATTAGGACATGATGAATCTATTTTGGAGGAAAGCTTTTCTGAAGGACTTCTAGAATATCCTCATTATACAAAGCCAAGAGAATTTCAGGGTTTAAAGGTGCCGGAAGTGCTCCTTTCTGGAAATCATGCAATAATTGACCGCTGGAGAAGAGAACAAGCTATTATTCGGACCTTTCATAAAAGGCCGGATTTATTAAAAAATGCAAAGCTGAGTCAGGTCGATCAGGCTTTGATTGAGAAATTACGCATGGGTGAAATCTGA
- a CDS encoding RNA methyltransferase: MKKPSIYICLVHYPIKNQNNQIITTSITNLDVHDIARLSTTYGLAGYYIVQPLNRQRELFQELIDYWKKGVGANYNSHRARAFHKVRMVASIEECLQDIGIDKEPIVVATGANMQGNIGYLQLRELAETKDILILFGTGWGLTDDITYKAHYKLDPIVGADDYNHLSVRSAASIIIDRLCCKKWW; the protein is encoded by the coding sequence ATGAAAAAGCCATCTATCTATATTTGTTTAGTCCATTATCCTATTAAAAATCAGAACAACCAGATAATAACCACTTCCATTACTAATCTGGATGTCCACGATATTGCTCGTTTAAGTACCACCTATGGTCTAGCCGGATATTATATTGTACAACCCCTTAATAGGCAGCGGGAGCTGTTTCAGGAGTTGATAGATTACTGGAAAAAGGGTGTTGGTGCAAACTATAACTCGCATAGAGCCAGGGCCTTTCATAAGGTGAGAATGGTAGCCAGTATAGAAGAATGCTTGCAGGATATAGGCATTGATAAAGAACCAATAGTGGTTGCTACTGGAGCCAATATGCAGGGAAATATAGGATATTTACAGCTAAGGGAACTTGCAGAGACTAAAGATATATTAATATTATTTGGAACCGGATGGGGTCTTACTGATGATATTACTTATAAGGCCCATTATAAGCTTGATCCTATAGTAGGAGCTGATGATTATAATCACTTATCAGTACGAAGTGCGGCTTCAATAATTATTGACCGTTTATGCTGTAAAAAATGGTGGTGA
- a CDS encoding ribonuclease HII has product MVVINNKEIFKYDKEYYVNRGFFLGGIDEAGRGPLAGPVVAACVILPEGWEIDELDDSKKLTQKQRERLETEIKKAAVDWAVAYCPPKLIDQINILEATKMAMVMAYQMLRVKPDLLLIDAIKINYFPVRHFGIVKGDSKSASIAAASIIAKQARDRYMLELHEEYPYYGFSKNKGYPTKDHYERIKTYGPCEEHRFSFRGIS; this is encoded by the coding sequence ATGGTGGTAATTAATAATAAAGAAATTTTTAAATATGATAAAGAATATTATGTAAATAGGGGATTTTTTCTTGGTGGTATTGACGAAGCAGGCAGGGGACCCCTGGCTGGACCAGTAGTGGCAGCTTGTGTAATACTACCAGAGGGTTGGGAAATAGACGAACTAGATGACTCTAAAAAGCTTACACAAAAGCAGAGGGAAAGGCTTGAAACAGAGATAAAAAAGGCTGCCGTTGACTGGGCAGTAGCATATTGCCCTCCAAAACTGATTGACCAAATAAACATTTTGGAGGCGACAAAAATGGCAATGGTAATGGCTTACCAGATGCTCAGGGTCAAACCAGATTTACTTTTAATTGATGCAATTAAAATCAACTATTTTCCGGTCAGACATTTTGGTATTGTAAAGGGAGATTCAAAAAGTGCATCCATAGCTGCTGCAAGCATAATTGCCAAACAAGCCAGGGACAGGTATATGCTGGAGCTTCATGAGGAATATCCTTACTACGGATTTTCCAAAAACAAAGGGTATCCCACAAAGGATCATTATGAGCGTATAAAAACATATGGACCTTGTGAAGAACATCGTTTTTCTTTTCGAGGAATATCATAA
- a CDS encoding NADH-quinone oxidoreductase subunit C, translating into MDIIKSIIDKFGDKVQLVEGLDYPTFILNRESFLDIVTALKEDQEFNFSFLLDITAVDYEESIQGVYHLMNLEEKIIIRLKVDLDKDKPAISSLVSLYRGADLQERETFDLMGVYYEGHPNLKRVLCPDDFQGHPLRKDFSMRIRGSK; encoded by the coding sequence ATGGATATTATAAAGAGTATTATTGATAAGTTTGGGGACAAGGTTCAATTAGTTGAGGGTTTAGATTACCCAACATTTATTTTAAATAGAGAGAGCTTTTTAGATATAGTCACAGCTTTGAAAGAAGATCAAGAGTTTAATTTTAGCTTTTTGCTTGATATTACTGCAGTGGATTATGAAGAAAGTATTCAAGGTGTTTATCATTTAATGAACTTAGAAGAAAAGATTATTATTCGCCTTAAAGTAGACCTTGACAAGGACAAGCCTGCAATATCGTCACTTGTAAGTTTATATAGGGGTGCGGACTTACAGGAACGTGAGACATTTGACCTGATGGGAGTTTACTATGAAGGCCATCCAAATCTAAAAAGAGTTTTGTGTCCTGATGATTTCCAGGGTCATCCCTTAAGAAAAGATTTTTCAATGAGGATTAGGGGTTCAAAATAA
- a CDS encoding NADH-quinone oxidoreductase subunit D — translation MSREQCDITTQEFQLNMGPQHPSTHGVYRAILTLDGETVTNVENVMGYLHRGMEKIAENRTYTQFIPYTDRLDYIAPALNNWAYVGVVEKLMGLEVPERAEYMRVILGELQRIANHLVYVASFALDLNGFSAWMYMFRDREKILDLFEMVTGSRMTLNSMRVGGMPSEFPPEFIPALEKLLAELPECFEEYDGIVTGNEIFHARTKNVGIMNAETIINYGMGGVNLRASGLKYDLRKEMPYSVYDQFEFDIPIGEKGDCFDRYVVRMEEMRESIKIIKQAIAKMPDGPIMTKVPRIIKPPKGEAYFHMEGAKGWLGFYLVSDGSTNPYRLHIHAPSFISLGAFPEMSRGTYIQDLVAILASIDIVLGEVDR, via the coding sequence ATGTCAAGAGAACAATGTGATATAACCACACAAGAATTTCAACTTAATATGGGTCCACAGCATCCAAGTACCCATGGTGTATATAGAGCTATTCTCACGCTAGATGGTGAGACAGTTACTAACGTTGAAAACGTAATGGGATATTTACACAGGGGAATGGAGAAAATTGCAGAAAACAGGACTTATACCCAATTTATTCCATATACTGACAGGCTAGACTATATAGCCCCTGCATTAAACAATTGGGCCTATGTGGGAGTTGTGGAAAAGCTCATGGGTTTAGAAGTTCCTGAAAGAGCAGAATATATGCGTGTAATTCTTGGAGAGCTACAAAGGATTGCCAATCATCTTGTTTATGTAGCTAGTTTTGCCCTGGATTTAAATGGATTTTCTGCCTGGATGTATATGTTCAGAGACAGGGAAAAGATTTTAGACTTGTTTGAAATGGTTACAGGGTCGAGAATGACATTAAACTCCATGCGTGTAGGTGGAATGCCCAGCGAATTCCCACCAGAATTCATACCTGCACTAGAAAAACTTCTTGCAGAACTCCCAGAATGCTTCGAAGAGTACGATGGTATAGTTACTGGAAATGAAATTTTTCATGCCAGAACCAAAAATGTAGGCATAATGAATGCAGAAACAATCATTAACTATGGAATGGGTGGCGTAAATCTAAGAGCTTCCGGCCTAAAGTATGACCTGCGTAAAGAAATGCCATATAGCGTGTACGATCAGTTTGAATTCGATATACCCATTGGGGAAAAGGGAGATTGTTTTGATAGATATGTAGTCCGGATGGAGGAAATGAGAGAATCTATAAAGATTATTAAGCAGGCCATAGCTAAAATGCCTGATGGTCCTATAATGACAAAAGTTCCAAGAATAATAAAGCCTCCTAAAGGAGAAGCCTATTTCCATATGGAAGGGGCCAAGGGTTGGTTAGGGTTTTACCTTGTTAGTGATGGATCAACCAATCCTTATAGATTGCACATTCATGCGCCATCTTTTATTTCGCTAGGTGCTTTTCCTGAAATGTCAAGGGGAACTTATATACAGGATTTAGTTGCTATCCTTGCTTCTATAGATATTGTTCTAGGAGAGGTGGATAGATAA
- a CDS encoding KH domain-containing protein: MKELVEFIAKSLVDNPDDVSVTQVDGERSIQLELRVAPEDMGKVIGKQGRIAKALRTVLKAAAAKEGTRVVVEIVQ, encoded by the coding sequence ATGAAAGAATTAGTAGAATTCATAGCAAAATCCTTGGTGGATAATCCTGATGATGTCTCTGTTACACAGGTTGATGGTGAAAGGTCAATACAATTAGAATTGCGAGTAGCACCTGAAGACATGGGCAAGGTCATTGGGAAGCAGGGTAGAATAGCCAAGGCATTAAGAACTGTACTAAAGGCAGCAGCAGCAAAGGAAGGAACTCGAGTTGTTGTTGAGATTGTTCAATGA
- the rimM gene encoding ribosome maturation factor RimM (Essential for efficient processing of 16S rRNA) has protein sequence MATEKVLITVGIISKPHNLNGAVKVLPITDFPERFLDRQEILVEIRDKIELMKISNVSLHTGFLIMQLEGVDSIEKAEQLKGAYLKISQAQLAPLNDNEFYIFQLIDMDVKDTQGNYIGKLIEVLKTGANDVYVVKDQANEEILIPALKKVVKKIDPEAKEMTVEMLPEFDTTR, from the coding sequence GTGGCTACTGAAAAGGTTCTAATAACAGTTGGTATAATATCCAAGCCTCATAATTTAAATGGTGCAGTAAAAGTTCTTCCTATTACTGATTTTCCTGAAAGGTTTTTAGACAGACAAGAAATATTGGTGGAGATAAGAGATAAAATAGAATTAATGAAAATATCTAATGTGTCCTTGCATACTGGTTTTCTAATTATGCAATTGGAAGGCGTTGATTCCATTGAAAAAGCTGAACAATTAAAGGGAGCATACTTAAAAATATCTCAGGCCCAATTAGCACCTTTGAACGATAATGAGTTTTACATATTTCAATTAATAGATATGGATGTTAAGGATACCCAAGGAAATTACATTGGTAAATTGATTGAAGTTCTCAAAACAGGTGCCAATGATGTCTATGTAGTTAAAGATCAGGCTAATGAAGAAATATTAATACCAGCACTAAAAAAGGTTGTAAAAAAAATAGATCCTGAGGCTAAAGAAATGACGGTAGAAATGCTGCCAGAATTTGATACCACCAGGTGA
- a CDS encoding NADH-quinone oxidoreductase subunit B, with product MEIKKNNLHEESPEEMVKKNIILTTVDKVFDYARAHSFWPVTMGLACCAIEMMAAGGARYDIARFGYEVFRPSPRQADLMIVAGTITKKMEPLVKRIYEQMSEPKYVIAMGSCAISGGPFAGSYNVVDGADTFLPVDVYVPGCPPRPEALLHGLLELRRKVINPEVVKGK from the coding sequence ATGGAAATAAAGAAGAATAATCTGCATGAAGAGTCTCCTGAGGAAATGGTGAAAAAGAATATTATTCTAACTACTGTGGATAAGGTATTTGATTATGCCAGGGCACATTCCTTTTGGCCAGTTACCATGGGACTAGCTTGCTGCGCAATTGAAATGATGGCTGCCGGTGGAGCCAGGTACGATATTGCAAGATTTGGCTATGAGGTTTTTAGACCATCTCCAAGGCAGGCAGACCTGATGATAGTTGCAGGTACAATAACTAAAAAGATGGAACCATTAGTTAAAAGGATTTATGAACAGATGTCAGAGCCAAAATATGTTATTGCCATGGGAAGCTGTGCAATATCAGGCGGGCCCTTTGCAGGATCATATAATGTAGTTGATGGTGCAGATACTTTCCTGCCTGTAGATGTATATGTGCCGGGTTGCCCCCCAAGACCTGAGGCGCTTTTGCACGGACTTTTGGAACTTAGGAGAAAAGTAATAAATCCTGAAGTGGTAAAGGGGAAGTAA